One region of Mus musculus strain C57BL/6J chromosome 3, GRCm38.p6 C57BL/6J genomic DNA includes:
- the Ccna1 gene encoding cyclin-A1 isoform X1 yields MHRQSSKSGVALPPVGQGPDACQMLSRAQLGQDPPQRTVLGVLTENEQYRRTCGQEITAIRCFSGSENVFPAAGKKVLSDHGVNEPAKRGFDIYMDDPEQGDRDTCSGKEGIIFEDVYEVDTSMLKSDLHFLLDFNTVSPMLVDPTTHAQSEEATDFGSDVINVTEYAEEIHRYLREAEVRHRPKAHYMRKQPDITEGMRAILVDWLVEVGEEYKLRTETLYLAVNFLDRFLSCMSVLRGKLQLVGTAAILLASKYEEIYPPDVDEFVYITDDTYTKRQLLRMEHLLLKVLAFDLTVPTTNQFLLQYLRRQGVCIRTENLAKYVAELSLLEADPFLKYLPSLVAAAAYCLANYIVNRHFWPETLAAFTGYSLNEIVPCLSELHKACLSIPHRPQQAIREKYKASKYLHVSLMEPPVVLPLQ; encoded by the exons ATGCATCGCCAGAGCTCCAAGAGTGGAGTCGCTCTGCCTCCAGTGGGCCAAGGTCCTGATGCTTGTCAAATGCTCAGCAGAGCTCAGCTTGGCCAGGATCCCCCACAGAGAACCGTGCTAGGGGTGTTGACTGAAAATGAGCAGTACAGGAGGACCTGTGGCCAG gagatCACAGCAATCAGATGTTTTTCTGGATCAGAAAATGTCTTCCCTGCGGCTGGAAAGAAAGTGCTCTCTGACCATGGGGTCAATGAACCAGCCAAACGTGGGTTTGATATCTATATGGATGATCCTGAACAGGGGGACAGAGATACCTGCTCGGGGAAAGAGGGCATCATATTTGAGGATGTGTATGAAGTCGACACCAGCATGCTCAAGTCAGATCTCCACTTCCTGCTGGATTTCAACACAG TTTCCCCAATGCTGGTTGACCCCACCACCCATGCCCAGTCAGAGGAAGCAACGGATTTTGGTTCAGATGTGATTAACGTAACGGAGTATGCAGAGGAGATTCATCGCTACCTTCGAGAAGCTGAA GTAAGACACAGACCCAAGGCTCACTACATGAGGAAGCAGCCGGACATCACGGAGGGCATGCGCGCCATCCTGGTGGACTGGCTGGTGGAGGTTGGGGAAGAATATAAACTTCGCACAGAGACCCTGTACTTGGCTGTCAACTTCCTGGACAGGTTTCTCTCCTGCATGTCTGTTCTGAGAGGGAAATTGCAGCTTGTCGGGACAGCAGCTATTCTCCTGGCTTC GAAATATGAAGAGATATATCCGCCCGACGTGGATGAGTTTGTCTACATCACCGACGATACGTACACAAAGCGACAGCTACTGAGGATGGAGCATCTGCTACTCAAAGTCCTGGCATTTGATCTGACCGTTCCAACCACCAACCAATTCCTCCTTCAGTACCTAAGGCGTCAAGGAGTGTGCATCAGGACTGAGAATTTGGCCAAG TATGTTGCAGAACTGAGCCTTCTGGAAGCTGACCCATTCTTGAAGTATCTTCCTTCCTTGGTTGCTGCAGCAGCTTACTGCCTGGCAAACTATATTGTGAACAGACACTTCTGG CCAGAAACACTTGCTGCATTTACGGGCTATTCATTAAATGAGATTGTGCCTTGCCTGAGTGAGCTGCATAAAGCATGCCTCAGTATCCCCCATCGACCGCAGCAAGCAATCAGGGAGAAGTACAAGGCTTCGAA GTACCTGCACGTGTCCCTCATGGAGCCGCCTGTAGTTCTTCCCCTGCAGTGA
- the Ccna1 gene encoding cyclin-A1 isoform X3: MHRQSSKSGVALPPVGQGPDACQMLSRAQLGQDPPQRTVLGVLTENEQYRRTCGQEITAIRCFSGSENVFPAAGKKVLSDHGVNEPAKRGFDIYMDDPEQGDRDTCSGKEGIIFEDVYEVDTSMLKSDLHFLLDFNTVSPMLVDPTTHAQSEEATDFGSDVINVTEYAEEIHRYLREAEVRHRPKAHYMRKQPDITEGMRAILVDWLVEVGEEYKLRTETLYLAVNFLDRKYEEIYPPDVDEFVYITDDTYTKRQLLRMEHLLLKVLAFDLTVPTTNQFLLQYLRRQGVCIRTENLAKYVAELSLLEADPFLKYLPSLVAAAAYCLANYIVNRHFWPETLAAFTGYSLNEIVPCLSELHKACLSIPHRPQQAIREKYKASKYLHVSLMEPPVVLPLQ, translated from the exons ATGCATCGCCAGAGCTCCAAGAGTGGAGTCGCTCTGCCTCCAGTGGGCCAAGGTCCTGATGCTTGTCAAATGCTCAGCAGAGCTCAGCTTGGCCAGGATCCCCCACAGAGAACCGTGCTAGGGGTGTTGACTGAAAATGAGCAGTACAGGAGGACCTGTGGCCAG gagatCACAGCAATCAGATGTTTTTCTGGATCAGAAAATGTCTTCCCTGCGGCTGGAAAGAAAGTGCTCTCTGACCATGGGGTCAATGAACCAGCCAAACGTGGGTTTGATATCTATATGGATGATCCTGAACAGGGGGACAGAGATACCTGCTCGGGGAAAGAGGGCATCATATTTGAGGATGTGTATGAAGTCGACACCAGCATGCTCAAGTCAGATCTCCACTTCCTGCTGGATTTCAACACAG TTTCCCCAATGCTGGTTGACCCCACCACCCATGCCCAGTCAGAGGAAGCAACGGATTTTGGTTCAGATGTGATTAACGTAACGGAGTATGCAGAGGAGATTCATCGCTACCTTCGAGAAGCTGAA GTAAGACACAGACCCAAGGCTCACTACATGAGGAAGCAGCCGGACATCACGGAGGGCATGCGCGCCATCCTGGTGGACTGGCTGGTGGAGGTTGGGGAAGAATATAAACTTCGCACAGAGACCCTGTACTTGGCTGTCAACTTCCTGGACAG GAAATATGAAGAGATATATCCGCCCGACGTGGATGAGTTTGTCTACATCACCGACGATACGTACACAAAGCGACAGCTACTGAGGATGGAGCATCTGCTACTCAAAGTCCTGGCATTTGATCTGACCGTTCCAACCACCAACCAATTCCTCCTTCAGTACCTAAGGCGTCAAGGAGTGTGCATCAGGACTGAGAATTTGGCCAAG TATGTTGCAGAACTGAGCCTTCTGGAAGCTGACCCATTCTTGAAGTATCTTCCTTCCTTGGTTGCTGCAGCAGCTTACTGCCTGGCAAACTATATTGTGAACAGACACTTCTGG CCAGAAACACTTGCTGCATTTACGGGCTATTCATTAAATGAGATTGTGCCTTGCCTGAGTGAGCTGCATAAAGCATGCCTCAGTATCCCCCATCGACCGCAGCAAGCAATCAGGGAGAAGTACAAGGCTTCGAA GTACCTGCACGTGTCCCTCATGGAGCCGCCTGTAGTTCTTCCCCTGCAGTGA
- the Ccna1 gene encoding cyclin-A1 isoform X2 — protein MHRQSSKSGVALPPVGQGPDACQMLSRAQLGQDPPQRTVLGVLTENEQYRRTCGQEITAIRCFSGSENVFPAAGKKVLSDHGVNEPAKRGFDIYMDDPEQGDRDTCSGKEGIIFEDVYEVDTSMLKSDLHFLLDFNTVSPMLVDPTTHAQSEEATDFGSDVINVTEYAEEIHRYLREAEVRHRPKAHYMRKQPDITEGMRAILVDWLVEVGEEYKLRTETLYLAVNFLDRFLSCMSVLRGKLQLVGTAAILLASKYEEIYPPDVDEFVYITDDTYTKRQLLRMEHLLLKVLAFDLTVPTTNQFLLQYLRRQGVCIRTENLAKYVAELSLLEADPFLKYLPSLVAAAAYCLANYIVNRHFWVPARVPHGAACSSSPAVNGKAHWPHQQACSEVSASGAN, from the exons ATGCATCGCCAGAGCTCCAAGAGTGGAGTCGCTCTGCCTCCAGTGGGCCAAGGTCCTGATGCTTGTCAAATGCTCAGCAGAGCTCAGCTTGGCCAGGATCCCCCACAGAGAACCGTGCTAGGGGTGTTGACTGAAAATGAGCAGTACAGGAGGACCTGTGGCCAG gagatCACAGCAATCAGATGTTTTTCTGGATCAGAAAATGTCTTCCCTGCGGCTGGAAAGAAAGTGCTCTCTGACCATGGGGTCAATGAACCAGCCAAACGTGGGTTTGATATCTATATGGATGATCCTGAACAGGGGGACAGAGATACCTGCTCGGGGAAAGAGGGCATCATATTTGAGGATGTGTATGAAGTCGACACCAGCATGCTCAAGTCAGATCTCCACTTCCTGCTGGATTTCAACACAG TTTCCCCAATGCTGGTTGACCCCACCACCCATGCCCAGTCAGAGGAAGCAACGGATTTTGGTTCAGATGTGATTAACGTAACGGAGTATGCAGAGGAGATTCATCGCTACCTTCGAGAAGCTGAA GTAAGACACAGACCCAAGGCTCACTACATGAGGAAGCAGCCGGACATCACGGAGGGCATGCGCGCCATCCTGGTGGACTGGCTGGTGGAGGTTGGGGAAGAATATAAACTTCGCACAGAGACCCTGTACTTGGCTGTCAACTTCCTGGACAGGTTTCTCTCCTGCATGTCTGTTCTGAGAGGGAAATTGCAGCTTGTCGGGACAGCAGCTATTCTCCTGGCTTC GAAATATGAAGAGATATATCCGCCCGACGTGGATGAGTTTGTCTACATCACCGACGATACGTACACAAAGCGACAGCTACTGAGGATGGAGCATCTGCTACTCAAAGTCCTGGCATTTGATCTGACCGTTCCAACCACCAACCAATTCCTCCTTCAGTACCTAAGGCGTCAAGGAGTGTGCATCAGGACTGAGAATTTGGCCAAG TATGTTGCAGAACTGAGCCTTCTGGAAGCTGACCCATTCTTGAAGTATCTTCCTTCCTTGGTTGCTGCAGCAGCTTACTGCCTGGCAAACTATATTGTGAACAGACACTTCTGG GTACCTGCACGTGTCCCTCATGGAGCCGCCTGTAGTTCTTCCCCTGCAGTGAATGGCAAAGCTCATTGGCCACATCAGCAGGCTTGCTCTGAGGTTTCTGCGAGTGGGGCCAACTAA
- the Ccna1 gene encoding cyclin-A1 isoform X4: protein MLVDPTTHAQSEEATDFGSDVINVTEYAEEIHRYLREAEVRHRPKAHYMRKQPDITEGMRAILVDWLVEVGEEYKLRTETLYLAVNFLDRKYEEIYPPDVDEFVYITDDTYTKRQLLRMEHLLLKVLAFDLTVPTTNQFLLQYLRRQGVCIRTENLAKYVAELSLLEADPFLKYLPSLVAAAAYCLANYIVNRHFWVPARVPHGAACSSSPAVNGKAHWPHQQACSEVSASGAN, encoded by the exons ATGCTGGTTGACCCCACCACCCATGCCCAGTCAGAGGAAGCAACGGATTTTGGTTCAGATGTGATTAACGTAACGGAGTATGCAGAGGAGATTCATCGCTACCTTCGAGAAGCTGAA GTAAGACACAGACCCAAGGCTCACTACATGAGGAAGCAGCCGGACATCACGGAGGGCATGCGCGCCATCCTGGTGGACTGGCTGGTGGAGGTTGGGGAAGAATATAAACTTCGCACAGAGACCCTGTACTTGGCTGTCAACTTCCTGGACAG GAAATATGAAGAGATATATCCGCCCGACGTGGATGAGTTTGTCTACATCACCGACGATACGTACACAAAGCGACAGCTACTGAGGATGGAGCATCTGCTACTCAAAGTCCTGGCATTTGATCTGACCGTTCCAACCACCAACCAATTCCTCCTTCAGTACCTAAGGCGTCAAGGAGTGTGCATCAGGACTGAGAATTTGGCCAAG TATGTTGCAGAACTGAGCCTTCTGGAAGCTGACCCATTCTTGAAGTATCTTCCTTCCTTGGTTGCTGCAGCAGCTTACTGCCTGGCAAACTATATTGTGAACAGACACTTCTGG GTACCTGCACGTGTCCCTCATGGAGCCGCCTGTAGTTCTTCCCCTGCAGTGAATGGCAAAGCTCATTGGCCACATCAGCAGGCTTGCTCTGAGGTTTCTGCGAGTGGGGCCAACTAA